AATGATAATCACCGGTATCTGCTTCAGCCATCCATTTCCAGCCATCGCCTGTAAAACCTCATAGCCATCCATTTCCGGCATGATGATATCTAAAAGCACCATTTTAATGGCACGGCCATGTACAGCAATGGCGTCCAGCACCCTCTTCCCGTTTTCGACCTCTATTATCCGGTAGTTTTTATTGAAAATCTCAGCAATAATCGCTCTGTTCAGCTCAATATCATCTGCTATTAAAATAATTTTTTCATTATCGTTCAAGGTGTTCTCCTCCGTTCAGCACATGGCGCCTTTTCTGCATTCACTTTAACACCTCTGAAAGCTGGTTCATGTTTCCGGCCTGCTCATATAAGCATCCATACCGGTTAAAGTGTCTTAAATCATCCTTTGACAAGTATACTATCCTCAGCCGTATGATCTGCTTTGTATTTTTTACAACATCTTTTAATTTCCATTTTCCATAGCAAATAATCCAACTACACTTGTTCAGTTTATATTTTATTATAAGTTATATTATTATGAAACACAAGTGGTTTTGATATGTATCGTGTTTGTAAGTAACACTTTTATCGTCTCTGAAGGCTTTAAAATTCACTCTATAATTTATTACGTTTTCATTGCTTTTACCAGCGTACTGGATTATAATTTTACTCAATGGTTGTTCACGTTATCAGGAGGTTAAACATGAAAGTTTTAATTATTTCGTCCAGTCCCAGAAAAGGCGGTAACAGCGAACTGCTGGCTCGCGCCTTTGCACAGGGACTTCAGCAAAATGGCCATGTGGTTACAATGATTTCCGCTGGTCATATGAAAATAAACGGATGTCTGGCTTGCGATCAATGCTATGCCGAGCCTGAGGCACCCTGTATTCAAAAAGATGATTTTTGGAAAATTTACCCAATGCTTCTGGCTGCAGACATGGTTGTGCTGGTATCCCCGCTGTATTTTTTTAATATGACGACCCAGCTAAAGGCTGTCATCGACCGAATGTACGCTTTTTGCAGGAGTAATCAGCCGATGCCCCTGGCAGGTAAAAAATCTGTCCTGATGATGACTGGCGCCAGCAGTGATCTGAAGGATTTTCTTCCCGCTATTGACAGTTACAAGTTAACCGCAGATTATTTGAAATGGGAGGATAAAGGTATCTTTATCGCTTCTGATGT
The DNA window shown above is from Eubacterium limosum and carries:
- a CDS encoding flavodoxin family protein, which translates into the protein MKVLIISSSPRKGGNSELLARAFAQGLQQNGHVVTMISAGHMKINGCLACDQCYAEPEAPCIQKDDFWKIYPMLLAADMVVLVSPLYFFNMTTQLKAVIDRMYAFCRSNQPMPLAGKKSVLMMTGASSDLKDFLPAIDSYKLTADYLKWEDKGIFIASDVWKKDDILKSGWLEQVLAFGQSL